The segment TCGAAGCACTTGTCAGAGACACAAAACTAATTTTATCTTTAGCTAAGTGCCTATTACCATCATAATCAaatcagaatttaattaataagtCATTTGACCGGACCTAActgttatatataatttatatatttagattatatGTGTTTGCGACAGGTTTGCGCAAATGGTATCAGGACGTATACCGACATGACAACAAGGAGGTGACGGTGGTGCGTAAATCGAGTTACCCCTCCCACTTCTGCTAGTTTTACTGAGATGTCTTGTCCCGTGCGAATTGGCCAATTAATATTACAGACGTCCTGAGGTAAAATTGCATTACTCCACatccccatgtaaaactaatcccatccgaatagggctttaTTCTTCATGAAATTGTTATTCTACCAAAATCGTACCCAACCGTGACCCCAAATTGCCTTCTGTGTTACATCCCTATTCACAATGTtactttttatcaaataaatgcagcccaaAAGGAAGATTATGTGCGACTTCAAttttgtacacacacacatagtaaTGAACATAGAAAATGGATTTAAATTAGAACAAGGAATCAGGGTTCCTATAcgttttccatttcaaaattccatacttttccagactaGAATTTACAGACCTCTCTGTAGATttttaaccatatttaacaaatgGTTAATACAGCATTATTTTCAGCATTATATTTGGTATATATTACAGTCATCTGTAGATATTCTTCTCTCACTTTTTTTCATTGGTTTTCTCAAAGTTATAATATGCGCTTACATAAAGAGAAGAACCCTAAAACGCATTATAACCTGCATATATTCACCTGACTCATCGGTTTGATACTGATATCATAGTTTGATCGTGGTAGGGTCTGATTTAAATAATCATTTGCTCCTTAATCTGTTACTGGTGTGAGTGGCACACGCACATTCGATTAGTAAAGTTCAAAAGAGACACGCTTAAGGTAAAAGACAAAAGGCTTTGCGTAATGAAAACATGCGCCTTGAATTTAATCAATTGTGTTCAACAACCACTAAAGGATCACTAAACTTTTGCAATGAAAACACTCTGCTTatataataaatttattttcttagaaattcttaattttatattttagaaaactgaagaggcaatagtctggaaacacaaatgTTTTCCCATACTCATCCAGACCCGAATATTCCTCAAATAAAATCCAAACTGCATAGGAACCCTGAGAAATAGAGAGGGGAGTGTAAAATGGATAATACAGCATGAGAAAGCGCTCACTGGTGCGGGAGGTGCGCTGGCTGCTCTTGGAGGAGAAGCTGCTCTTGGTCCGACGGCTGCCGCCACCACTCACGCTCACACGCGCGCGCTTGGACGGGATCACAGCTCGCGACAGCGGGGGAGGAGGGGGCGGGGGGACGCGTGACGGGTACGAGTACATCCTGAAAACACAAGCACTCAGATTAACACACACGTTCCGGGAATCGCGCAGTTCGTCAAATCCGAGTTCAGACAGACATTAAAAGCCTTTAATGAATTGCAAGCCGTTTGATAATTTTAAACGCAAGTGAATTTTTCAATAGCAAGCACTCACCTGTCATAGTAATCCCTCTGAAAGTCATAGTCCAGATCAAACGAAGAACTGTGGGAGAAGGCAAAGAATTAAAAGGGGAAACTTCTACATAAGATTATAATTCAATTATATAACTATATAGAACAGAATAGTAATATAAAATGCCAACCTGTACATATCTCCTGCAGAGCGTTTAATAGTCTTTGACCGATGAGGTTTTGGCTCACCAGCCAGATTAATATCTAAAAAAGCAGAAAGATTGAATATTCAAATAAACTGACATGTAGCCTAGTGGTCATGAGACAAGTCACTTCGGATGagagcatctgctaaatgaatgaatacaaatgTAATTATGAGGGGCTTATAGGAGCAATCACCAGGGGTTTACGTGAATTTGGGAGGGGCAgcattattttgcaataattatGTTTTATGCATTATTGGTTAGACTttgcaaaataatattaaaaaataaataaataagaggGATTATAATTTTGTTTACTACTGCTATTGTAAAATATACTTTTCCATAGCTTCAATCCCAGTTAAACAAATTTTGCATGCATAAAGCCTATTCTAGGGCCATTAagatttttgcattgtgacaatattacttaatttaatcatttttaaggGTGCTCCGGTTGATCCGGCCTCTACAAAGGTGGATCAGACTATTTTTCTATGCGCAGCTAAAATTGCTTCGCTACATATACCGGTCTGGTAGTTCTACCAGGTGTCTGAAAAGGACAACTGCAGAGACATTGCAACGAAAGCAACCCTACAGCACCAACAACTAGAAAATAGGGCTGTGCGATTTTAGTGCATTTCGTTCCACTCTAATAGCCCAAACTTAAAATCCAAATCAGCTAGATCAGGGATTGCCATAAAATACAGTCTACATTAAACTGCGAAAGATATATTGTTCCCAAAATGGCTCTCTGTGCGCACGCTCCGAGATGGAAGTGGAACATGGACAAGAAAAGtgaactttaaagggttagttcacccaaaaatgaaaatgtcatttattactcaccctcttgttgttctacacccgtaagaccttcgttcatctcactgagccatctgatttcatcaacaatatcctaatttgtgttccgaagatgaacgaaggtcttacaggtgtagaacaacatgagggtgagtaataaattacattattttcatttttgggtgaactaaccctttaactgagCTTCAGTTTGCGCATAAATGGTGAAATACACACATAAATGTGTCAAAATACCTGGCGAGAATTCGCTTAAACAATGCTGgttatgtcttaaagggttaagttcacccaaaaatgaaaattatgtcattaatgactcaccctcatgtcgttccaaagccGTAAGACCtcagttcatcttcggaacacagttgaagatattttagatttagtccgagagctttctgtccccctctcttccagaatcctttccattgaattgattccattgaactgattccattgaatcctttcatctgtcggtgtTGGGAATGCACTTTTTCGTcaccgtggttgtttttggcgattagcaCATTTAatctttctggacatggacagtataccatacaaacattttcaatggagggacagaaggctctcggactaaatctaaaatatcttaaactgtgttccgaagatgaacggaggtcttacggctttggaacgacatgagggtgagtcattaatgacatttttgggtgaactaaacctttaaataaacaaacagttagaaaatgttgtatatttaataggattaatctatatttaatttatacagtgataCTATGCAGTGTTGTTTACTTTGTTGATAAAGACCGTATCGGAAAGTATCCTTGTgaaacagtcggttatgtcttaagtgaacgtaaacagttgagaaagaaaacgagTGTGTAAAAGTATAATATTCTTTTGATTTTCAGTGGAAATTATTGTGAGATTTCCTAAAGACTGAATATATACACACCAAGATTTTTCTTTCATCTTACTACAAATGAGAGAAAGTACTATTCACAATATGGCGTAATAAGTCTCGCCTTCAAATTAAAAGAGTCAATCTCCAATTGTCaagtcatcgcatcactgcagctgcctaTAGAAGCTCCAGTTGCTAGAAACAGTCCTGAGACTCAcgcacatgcgcattggctGGTCCAATCTAAAATATACACTTTTATGGCTCAGTTTATGTCAGATTAGTTGCTGACTTGAAATGGCTTTTAAATGTGAATTTGGCAAGCTGTTCTACAATAACATTATTGCAAAATAgccatgtttccatccaaatgcaaatgcaaatttAACTTGTGCGCAGTTTGGAATagcgcataaaacatttgcggtATTCCAACAACTGCACTGTTTCCATCCAGTGAGTTGAACAAAATAGTCACCTTCCTGATAAACTGGCACTAAATATCAGAAAAATATACGTTGCTGCAGTAGAAGCcactatatattataattttagtaTATAATTAATTACTTGTGCCGCCCTCAGAGCGTGCGGACGAAACACAAATGCCTGGTGTTTGTGAACGCAATCGTGCAAGGCGCTTCTGGAAAGGAATTACACCGAACCACTTTAATGACAGACTTTGCCTAGGTACTACAGAATGACCataacagcatttcagatgctgtgcaACGAGATCGGTCCGCTGGTTGGTCCAGTTGTGCCGTCCCATCACAAAGTCACATGTCTTTTTTGATGCGCATCAAGGAATTTATTCAGTAAAAAAGTGTTTCCGTAATAGTTTATatgcatgtttttgtatcgCATAAATTTATCCAACTCAGTTGAACGCATAAGTTTTGTATGcgcatttttacaatttatgcgcatcttggcgtttccatccagcatttttttaagcAGTATCCCAAAATGCgtataaaaataggtggatggaaacatagctaatgaCATCTTCACAGTGGGACGTCACTCTACTTACCGAGCACCTGTCCAACGATCATCCTCCCATCTTCACCAGCAACCGCCGATCTGGCGTTCCTCTCGTTGGCGTACTGGACGAACGCGAAGCCTTTGTGCACGGAGCAGCCCACGATCTTCCCGTACTTACTGAAGATGGCTTCCACATCAGCCTTGGTCACCAGCATGGTGTTGAGGTTCCCGATGAAGACCCGGGAGTTCAGCGAACGCGGATCCGTCTTGTTGGTGACGTTACTGGCCATCAGGCTGCTGGTTGTGGGGGAATGACTGAGCAAAAAGAGGAATGGAAGGGGTGCACAAGATTGACAAAGACAGGAAAGAAAAATGAGAAATCAGCTTGTCGAAAATACTACCAGACTCAGTagctgtttccatccaaagaTGCAAATTTAACTGGAAAAATTGGAATATTGCATAATATACTTtcatcccatgtgttcaagagaacaaaatcaccACTTCTCAGGAAACTTATACAaagtaacaataataaaaagttAGTTGCTGCAACTGGGGAAGCCTTTGGCTTTTTTCCTGCACAATAAATGAATTTGCACAAACAATCGCTGTCATGTTATCTGGTGTTCAGATGCCTGATGTTTGGGAACTCAACTGTGTGAGACAGTTCTGGGAAATAATTACACCAAATCATATTTTTGACAGACTTtagctcaggcatttcagaatgactaaaacaacatttgagatgctgtgcgATGCAGTTTGTCTGCTGATTAGTCCAGTTACCCAATCACATGACCCGTTGAGGCAGAGTCTGTTGTTGCGCATTAAAGTATATAAATGCGTTTCAATACGTTCATGCACATGTCTTTTTATCAGATACAAAAATTCAACTGAGTGCATACTTTACTTTAtgcatattttaacattttatgcaCATTCAGCACTTTTTAACACAATATCTGCataattcatataaaaaaatgtgGATGGAAACTAGCTAATGAGACCGGTTCTGGAAATATAGTGTGCAAGTCAACTTGAAACAGCATTCACAACCCATTTTACTCCTATAATAACATGCACTTACGAATcgcttataataataataataaaaaataaaacaaaacaaaaaaaacacaagaaacaTGTATTATTGAGTAAATGGGGTCCATTttggtttcatgttgactttaaattcATTCTTACAGATTTAAAAAGAACCACATGAAGATTACAGTCCAGATCTATACATACACATTTTCAATTAATCCATTATTATGAACATTATCCGAAAACAAGACATTTGGCGTAAGAACAATCATTTTCAAGatatatatacagtttgtaTCAATGCAGATGAAGTATTTAAGCTTCATAATTCACATTAGCTGCTTAAGTTATATCTAGTATGTTTAAAATCAGAGCCACAGCAGTCATATATGAAGTTTTCCTGTACTATAATGTGCTTAGATATACATTTGAAATCAGAAGATTCACACATCAACTAGAAGGGCGTGTACATTGTAGTTTATGCATTTAGTTGGGCGACGGTGTTCATATCTGCACACACCAGGACTGGATGGGTAATGTGATGTATGGGCTGCTGAGATATTGCATACAAACTAAAAATACAGATGTGAAACCAATCATTAGCTGCTATCAAGTTAAAGTATAGGTGTTGTAGTATCACTTTGCTTTGTTTATGGGTTTGATGAAGAGTAAAATGGGTGGAAATGCACTCAAAATGTATCTGGTTTTGTGAAGTACTATGACACTATGTGTGCGGATCATTTTCTGTGCTTCCAACACATGAGCGGTAAACTGGTATGTTTGAGCTGGACTGGGCAGTGTGCTGTTGTTTCTGAAATAACTTTGGTAGCTTAGATCGCCACATAACGTGCACATTGAGAAATTTAAGTGTGCTGAGGGGGATGTTGGGGGTTGAATATTCAAAACTCACTCCATTCTGTCTGTAATTCAGGTCGAGTCGTCTGTCTGCCTGATTCTGTTGGAGAGAAGAGGGTCATTATTGGACACCATTGAGCTGCTGCTCAGCAGTGCATTGTGGGTGAAGGTCGTATTGTGTGGGTGGGTGATGTAACCCACCGCACTTTAACAGACGTCACATCAATTTTAACACTTTCCCAAGGTCAAACACGCAGACTAGTGTTTGGCTGCTGCCACCCAGTGGTTAGTGTACAAACCTTGAGGCAAAGAAAATAAAATCCAGATATCCAAAACTAAACCCCTTTTAATTTAGGGGAGAAATGTCAAAAAGTGTCAAATAGAGTGATGTTTCTTAGCCATGTGATCAAATGACGCATCAAATCCTGCactaatgaaaaaagaaaaagaaaaaaactgccACCAAGGGAGATTAAAAAGGCCTATCAAGTGATGCCCTCGGCACAGCTTAAGACACACCATTAATCTGTATTACAGCCCACTGAGCAAAAAGAGATGAATATCAGTGTGTCTGTATTATAGAGATGAAAGTTTAAGGCCAATTACAAAGCAAGTCAGAGGTCTGagcaaattaaaaatgcaaaatctcCTCAGGTTCCATGATAGATACAGTAGTAGGACAATAAACATGAATTTAGGGAAATTAGGACCTCAAGTTTCTATAATTGGTAAAAAAGTTGCATAATAATCTTAGTGTAGAAATTCTCCCTTGTCTTTCCTCACATAATTTGAAAATGAAGGCTATTCCAATGTCTCAATATTAAATTGTACAGCATTACTCTATAAAGTCAACACTAAAATGTGCTAAAAACAACATTCTTTTCCCAGTGGTATAAAGGTGGGTATTTGGATTAATTAAGACAAttttaatgtataaatatttaaattgcaTAGCATTATTCTATAATGTCAAGACTCAAGACCAAATTATATTACAGTTAACATTGTTTTCACCCCTGCAAAATGAAGATTTGATGGTGTAAATGTGGGTATTTTAGAATAATTTGAATGAAAGTTCATGGGAAAATCATtgaattttaaatgtgaaatttagaTATTGTACCACAATGTTCTAGAAATTTGTCTACAGCAATCTGTTGGGGCAGCCAACATGCTGAAGACTCATCTTTGCACTTGAATTCAACTTTATGGGTTGGGGAAAAGCATAAAATGTGTTTGAATGGCATGAAATGAAGAACAAGGAGAAACTTGTAAACTTGTAATTGTCCTCTATAGTACACCACCAATTCAAAAATAAGACCTCAGTATCAAATGTTGGGATTCTCTCAAGGATCGGCTCAGAAAAATATAGTGTCTTTGACTTAGTGTTCTGCTAGCCTGTTTGCTAAGCAAATTCAGACTATGAACATTTCTCTAATTGCactaaataaacaacaaaatgcaCAAGTCTATACACTATTTATAAAGTATTTTCAACTCTAAAAGGTGACGAAAGCAAGTAAAGGCTACACACAACAAACGGGAGTCTAGTCTGCACACTTTTCAGGAAGATTGGTGCGGAAGTGGAGAATAAAAGTAAAACCAACTTACGGATTGACGTGGGTCAAAAAAGCTGGCtcaaaaactacaaaaaaagcaaaatgaataaaatcagaattgaacATCTGAGATGTGTCCCTTTTAACTCACTAaagggatttttatttttttttttataactaatTGAGTGCACTGGGCTGACAGACCTGAAGTCTTCATGACAAATTTGGTGTAAAATGTTGACTTGATAATGAAAGTGTGACCTCCATGACTTTAAAAAAGCAGAATGTCTATTTTGTATACAAAGACATCATCAGCATGTGGTGCTTAGTATAGACCAGGGTTTCCCAAAGCGTTAAGTTCAGTGAAAAATCTAAATTCAGTCAAACTAAAATAAGAGCATTGCAATGCGACAACACTGCATCAATCCCATTTCATTATACAACACTGTTCACAGCCATAGTGATGCGGTCTTTTGTAGCTTTGTAGATTAAAATGGTAAATGACAGTCACATTGCAACACTTGTAAAAGCAGAGAAACTGATTCAGTTACAATATGCTTATAATTCCTCCCCCGCCCCACATTCTATAATTAAAAGcaagttttttttctataaaaataaaaattatgattGTACAAAATATTCCTAAGAGTAATCATAAACCATCGAATCAAAACATGTACTATATGTAATGAAAATGGAGGGTTTTACATATCCAATATGTTGGGGTGTGTATGATTCTCATGTTTAGGAACCCCTGATCTACACCTATTTTATAGATAAAAACAAAACCACAAACTGGTCTTGACAGGTTTTAGCTGGAGTATGTATGATGCTGATGTGTGCCTAGTGGGGAATTGTGTGGGGAATATGATTTGGTGCACTCCACATTCTCATACAAGAccttttaacaaaaacaaaagaaatactTGTATAATCTATATCAAGCACAGAAAGAAGACAGCAAAATTAaaccattttaaaatgtgatacTGCATGGAAAATTTTGTTCAAGTCTTATAGGTGtatggtgttttttttgttttgttttttgttttttttgggggggaggGGGGGGCATTTTCATATCATCAAGACATTCTACAAGACAACTATAAGAACTTCATCATGGGCTAAACTCTTGGATTACACACAAATATGATGTAATATCTACTTGAATGCAGCATGGGGCAGTTGAGCACATGAGCGAAGGCAATAATACTGTTCTTGGCCCACTGGGCTTTcttcaaacatttatttcatagtaATGCAACCAGCTCAATTCAACATTATTGATGTACTTTTAATGGAAAGATTGACCGTTTACATGATTTTGCATAGACCAGGGATGCAaatgtaaaaagtgttaaatggTCCATGCGTTGTCATAGATTATTGCATGAGACAGAAAACGTGTTTTCTCAGTCCATTAAAAGTGCTGAAAATTCAAAACCTGCAAAAACGTCGCCTGAAAATTCAAATGACACGATTCCGACTGGAACGCTTCGGAAAGCAACGACCCTCAAAAATAGGAGCAAAAATAACGCCCAAATAACCGTATTAAAAAGGACATGCTCAGTCCAAATGTCTACAGCTGAATAAAAATAGTCTACTCATGTTGGGGAAAACAGTCTGTCatcttaaaaaatgaattaaaacgcGTTAATATTCTGAATCCCGGACATGGAGGGAAAAACGACCCCATCTTGAAAACACAACCACCGGTCCATGAGAAATTTC is part of the Chanodichthys erythropterus isolate Z2021 chromosome 11, ASM2448905v1, whole genome shotgun sequence genome and harbors:
- the LOC137029941 gene encoding heterogeneous nuclear ribonucleoproteins C1/C2 isoform X1 codes for the protein MDHSPTTSSLMASNVTNKTDPRSLNSRVFIGNLNTMLVTKADVEAIFSKYGKIVGCSVHKGFAFVQYANERNARSAVAGEDGRMIVGQVLDINLAGEPKPHRSKTIKRSAGDMYSSSFDLDYDFQRDYYDRMYSYPSRVPPPPPPPLSRAVIPSKRARVSVSGGGSRRTKSSFSSKSSQRTSRTMRADDLQTIKKELTQIKHKVDYLLESLERMERDHSKKSDVKGAKPEEVSPQHSGGKKERESTEMNDYEDEGDLLEEEEIKSRGREDDEEEEEEGEQEEGEDDGDSANGDHS
- the LOC137029941 gene encoding heterogeneous nuclear ribonucleoproteins C1/C2 isoform X2; amino-acid sequence: MDHSPTTSSLMASNVTNKTDPRSLNSRVFIGNLNTMLVTKADVEAIFNINLAGEPKPHRSKTIKRSAGDMYSSSFDLDYDFQRDYYDRMYSYPSRVPPPPPPPLSRAVIPSKRARVSVSGGGSRRTKSSFSSKSSQRTSRTMRADDLQTIKKELTQIKHKVDYLLESLERMERDHSKKSDVKGAKPEEVSPQHSGGKKERESTEMNDYEDEGDLLEEEEIKSRGREDDEEEEEEGEQEEGEDDGDSANGDHS